A region from the Triticum aestivum cultivar Chinese Spring chromosome 3D, IWGSC CS RefSeq v2.1, whole genome shotgun sequence genome encodes:
- the LOC123075821 gene encoding zinc finger MYM-type protein 1-like, with protein MKSKNTGTTDLRAFMARVAEKGKQPEPTSATPSSNESQMQLVIFEGQSGSETHTIPPEPERAPHTEAPIAEDDDESMALDESDSSDEDIYNIEPDPGLRTPISSYDVNDQDSVRRAYIALGRCKPKMQKKDFPQHDCGGKRRFQPVWFDEYKWLEYSLDKDAAYCFFCYLFKDSTKFAGGDSFVNGGFRNWNMKARFRKHAGEVNSAHCEAEEKYNLFIKPKASIREAIASQITQYKAEYLARLKWSLECIKFILHQGLAFRGHDEGKDSKNKGNFRELLQWLAGNFEEINKVVLGNAQQNCQMIDHKIQKQLIGSCAHETTKFVIEELGDECFAILADESSDAYQQEQLALCLRFVNKIGEPVERFLGLAQVADTTSLTLKEAIQTLLMKYQLPISKVRGQGYDGASNMKGHVNGLKKLIMEDSPSAYYVHCFAHQLQLTLVAVAKENIDCKWFFGHLAYLLNVLGMSCKKICMLRVAQAEYMIEALKLGEIEAGQGLNQEMGLAWPGDARWGSHYETVMHVMSLYPSIRKVLFRLGRESNSVEALGAQTMLEVFKSFEFVFMLHLMNEIFGYTSDLSNALQKRDQDIVNAVDLLEFTRYNCKF; from the coding sequence ATGAAGAGTAAGAATACCGGCACTACTGATTTGAGAGCTTTCATGGCAAGAGTTGCTGAAAAAGGAAAACAACCTGAACCAACGAGTGCTACCCCATCTTCCAATGAAAGTCAGATGCAATTGGTAATTTTCGAAGGGCAAAGCGGTAGTGAGACACACACAATACCACCTGAACCTGAGAGAGCTCCTCACACAGAGGCCCCAAtagcagaagatgatgatgaatcTATGGCCCTAGATGAATCTGATTCTAGTGATGAGGACATTTATAACATCGAGCCCGATCCTGGGTTGAGGACTCCTATCTCAAGCTATGATGTTAATGACCAAGATTCAGTTAGAAGGGCCTACATTGCATTGGGACGATGTAAACCAAAGATGCAGAAGAAAGATTTTCCGCAACATGACTGCGGAGGTAAGCGTCGCTTCCAACCGGTTTGGTTTGATGAGTATAAGTGGCTTGAGTATAGTCTGGATAAAGATGCTGCATATTGCTTTTTTTGCTATTTATTCAAAGATAGTACTAAATTTGCTGGTGGAGATAGTTTTGTTAATGGAGGCTTCAGAAATTGGAATATGAAAGCGAGATTTCGTAAGCATGCTGGTGAGGTGAATAGTGCTCATTGTGAAGCCGAAGAGAAATATAATTTGTTCATCAAACCTAAAGCATCAATCCGTGAGGCCATTGCCTCACAGATCACACAGTACAAGGCTGAGTATCTAGCTCGATTAAAATGGTCACTTGAGTGCATAAAATTTATTTTGCATCAGGGGTTGGCTTTTCGTGGTCATGATGAGGGAAAGGATTCTAAAAATAAAGGAAATTTCCGAGAACTTTTGCAATGGCTGGCAGGCAACTTTGAAGAAATTAATAAGGTTGTTTTAGGAAATGCTCAACAGAATTGTCAGATGATAGATCACAAGATTCAAAAACAGCTTATTGGTTCTTGTGCTCATGAAACAACAAAATTTGTCATAGAGGAACTTGGTGATGAGTGTTTCGCAATTCTTGCTGATGAATCTAGTGATGCATACCAACAAGAACAGTTAGCTCTTTGCTTGCGATTTGTCAATAAAATAGGGGAGCCGGTTGAAAGGTTTCTTGGTCTTGCTCAAGTTGCGGATACTACATCATTGACTCTTAAAGAAGCAATTCAGACCTTGCTTATGAAGTATCAATTGCCGATATCCAAGGTACGTGGGCAAGGGTATGATGGTGCTAGTAACATGAAGGGTCATGTTAATGGTTTGAAGAAACTAATTATGGAAGATTCTCCTTCTGCTTATTATGTTCATTGCTTCGCCCATCAGCTTCAACTAACCCTTGTAGCTGTTGCTAAGGAGAATATTGATTGCAAATGGTTCTTTGGGCACCTTGCATATTTGTTGAATGTTCTTGGGATGTCATGTAAAAAGATCTGCATGCTTCGCGTAGCTCAGGCTGAGTATATGATTGAAGCATTGAAACTAGGTGAAATTGAAGCTGGCCAAGGTTTGAATCAAGAGATGGGCCTAGCATGGCCTGGTGATGCACGATGGGGATCTCACTACGAAACAGTAATGCATGTTATGTCTTTGTATCCTTCAATCAGGAAAGTTCTCTTTAGGCTTGGGAGAGAAAGTAATTCAGTAGAGGCTTTAGGAGCTCAAACTATGTTGGAAGTATTTAAATCATTTGAGTTTGTTTTCATGCTACACTTGATGAATGAAATATTTGGGTACACAAGTGACTTAAGCAACGCTTTGCAAAAGAGGGATCAAGATATTGTGAATGCAGTTGATCTTCTTGAGTTCACAAGGTACAACTGCAAGTTCTAA